The genomic segment TCCTGAAAAACGTCCTTGGCGATCTTTCCGCTTATAGTCCCGTCGTCGATGAGCTTGAGGAGTTCCGCGAGGTTCTTCGGGCTGAGGGGCATTTCCCCGGCGCCTTCCTCCTCCTTCATCTCCCTCATGACCTCGGTCATTATCCAGTTGCTCACGGCCTTGGGGTTGTTGTAGTGCGAGAGGCACTCCTCGAAGTAGTCGGCGATCTCCTTCGACGCCGTAAGGACGGTTGCGTCGTACTCCGGGAGCTTGTATACGTCTATGAATCTCCTGAGTCTCTGATCGGGCAGTTCGGGGAGCGACGCTTTAAGTTCCTCGATCTTCTCCTTCTCTATCACAACGGGCAGGAGGTCCGGGTCGGGGAAGTACCTGTAATCGTGCGCTTCCTCCTTAGTCCTCATCGAAAAGGTCACGCCCCTCTCGGCGTCGAAGAGCCTCGTCTCCTGCACTATATTGCCGCCCCCTTCGATGACCGACACCTGTCTCCTTATCTCGTACTCTATCGCTTTCTGTATGAACTTGAACGAGTTCACGTTCTTTATCTCTACCTTCGTGCCGAGCGTTTTGCTCCCCCTGGGACGGACGGACACGTTTGCGTCGCACCTGAGGCTCCCCTCCTCCATGTTGCCGTCGCATACACCTATATACATCAGTATCGTGCGCAGCTTCTTCAAATATAGCGCCGCTTCCTCGGCGCTCGCTATGTCGGGCTCGCTCACTATCTCGACCAGCGGGACGCCCGCGCGGTTGAGGTCGACGTAGCTCGCCCCGCCCGCGTTTTCGTGGACGAGCTTCCCCGCGTCCTCCTCCATGTGTATCCTCGTTATCCTTATTTTTTTGGATGAGCCGTCAGCGCCTATCTCGAGCCATCCGTTCGTCGAAAAGGGCTCCTCATACTGCGAGATCTGGTAGCCCTTCGGGAGATCCGGGTAGAAATAGTTTTTCCGGGCGAACCGGGAGCGGCCGTGTATCTCGCAGTTGAGCGCGAGGGCGGCTTTTACAGCGTACTCGAGGGCCTTCCCGTTAAGCACCGGAAGCACGCCCGGCATGCCGAGGCATATGGGGTTCACCTGCGAGTTGGGCGGCGCGCCGAACTCCGTCGCGGCCGGGGAGAATATTTTCGACTTTGTCTTGAGGTGCGCGTGCACCTCGAGCCCTATGACCGGTTCAAATTCCATTTCGTCTGGTCTCCTTACAGTTAAGTTAATGGTGATTGATAAGAGGGAATTGTCAAGGAATACTAAAGCCATGCCGGAAAGGAATGTCCTGGTAATATCACCGCACCCCGACGATCTGGAGATAGGAATGGGCGGCACCGCCGCCAAGCTTATCGAGAGCGGCGTCAAGGTGGTCTCCCTCGTCGTAACAGACGGCAGGAGGAGCACGACCGTTTACGGCCTCAGTGAGGACGAGGTAGCCGAGCTTAGGGAGTCCGAGGTCAGGGAAGCCGTCGGAATCCTGGGCGTCCAGTATCTGATACTCCTCAGGCTCAGGGACTTGAAAAGCGAGGAGAACAGGAAACAATACGCATCCGAGCTGAAGGGGGTGCTTAACAGGTTCAGGCCCGAAGAGATATTCATGCCCCATCCGGAGATAGACAAGCACCCGACACACGTGGCCGTCGCTTCAATAGCGCTCGATGTTATAAAGGGTATGCCGGCTGACGAAATGCCTGTCAGGCCCCGGGTCTGGAGCTACGAGGTATGGACCCCATTCCCGTCTTACGACAGGATAGAGGACATATCCCTCCAGATGCACGTGAAAACGGCCGCGATCGACGCCCACAGGAGCCAGATCGAATACAAGGATTACACGGACGGCATGAGGGGCCTCAACAGGTATAGAGCGGTCTTCAACGAGACATCAGGGATCACCGTCATGCAGTACGCCGAGGTCTTCATCGAGCTCGGCAAGGTCAGGGATGGTGGCGATTAATCTGTCATTTCGAGCCGCAGGCGAGAAATCTAACTTTTGTCTTTGCATTTAATTTCCTCCGCCTGTCCTGAACTTGTTTCAGGATCTCGTTTTTTTCTTTTCTGTCATTCCCGACACCGATCGGGAATCTCGTTTTTTCTTTTTATTTCCTTCCTCCTAAGAAGGGGGAAGGTCAGGATGGGGGTGTCACCATTCATTCATATATCAAAATAAACCCGTTCGTCCTGAGCCCGTCGAAGGATTGAACGGGTGATACACCAGTATGTCCGCAGCGCTGCCGTCTCCCCCCTACGCATACCCCTTCCGGTTGCGTCGAATGGAGCGGACTACCAGCACGGCGAGGGTGATAACCGTGAGCGGTATGACGAACCAAACCATAGCGTATGCAAAGGTCCTTTCGAAATGATGGTCGGTCGAATCGAGCACAATGTAAGCCGTATAGGCCGCGTAGTATAGGAGGAACAGTTTACCCTCCCATCTGGCGATAACGTTCCCCGTGAAGAATATCGGAAGACACGCGATCGCGACCGCCGTCATTACCGGTATGTCGAACCTGAGTGCCGACTCCGATACGGGGATACCGTCGGGGGCCGCGATGCCCGATATTCCGAGCACTGCGAGTATATTGAATATGTTGCTCCCGACGACGTTTCCGACCGCAATGTCCCGCTCCCCGCGGATACTCGCTATTATTGATGTAGCTACCTCCGGCAGGGACGTCCCGGCTGCTATGATCGTGAGCCCGATGATGAGCTCGCTCAATCCGAGGTGAGACGCGATCAGTACCGCTCCGTTCACGAGCCACCGCGAGCCCAGCACGAGCATGCCGAGACCCCCGGCCACGAGCGCCAGGTCTACGATGAGAGTCTTTTTTCCGCGTACTGCGTATTCTTTCGTGAACTCGTCGGAAGTCTTGTCATTTTCTTTCCTGCTCTGCCAAATTAAAAATGCTGTATATGCAACTATACCTGCCGTAAACAGGACGCCGTCCGTCCGGCTGATGCTCCCGTCGAGACCGAGAATGAGCACGAGGACTGAGCAGAGGATCATGATTGGTACGTCGAGCCTTATGATCTGCCGGGATACCGCGAGAGGCACAATGACCGCGGATATGCCCAGTATGAAGAGGACGTTGAATATATTGCTTCCGACTACGTTCCCGAGGCTTATATCGGTCTTGCCGCTCACGCTTGCGATTACGCTCACGGCGAGCTCGGGCGAGCTCGTCCCGAACGCGACCACAGTGAGGCCGACCACGAGCGGCGAGATGCCGATTGACGAAGCGAGCCTCGACGCACCCCTTACAAGCGCCTCCGCTCCCGCGACGAGAATGATCAGTCCCAGCGCGAATAATACAAGCGTCATACGGGTATCCTGCCTGTCCTCAGGCTCCAGAGGAGCATGTCGAGTTCGTCGAGCCCTGTTCCGAGCTCGGCTGCCAAAGATTTCATCCTGCTTTCGATCTCCTTGTATCTCTTTCCGGTCGACGGCGGCTTGGGGGAATCTAGTATACCCAAATCGTAGAGCGATTTGAGGACATTTTTATCCAGTATGGCGTAGCCGCTGAACCCGATGTTTCTGAGGAAGTGGCTAGCCTGCGTGTAGCCTATGCCTTTAATGTCCCTGTTCAGCGCGAAGAAGTCCCTCCTTTCCTCCGGGCCCGGGAACGAATCGACGAGCTCCCTGAGCTTGAAGCCGTACTCTTTTTTCAGGTACTCACGCGTGTGGACTATGTAATACGCTTTTTCGGGGTACTTATGGATACCTTTCAGTCTGCTTTCGGACTCCTCTGCGGAGCCTTCGAGAAGAATATCCTTTATCGCTTCGAGCGATTTGAGGCCGACCTTCGGTCCAACGGCGGACGTCAGTATGCAGTACGCGAGCTCTTCGAAAATCTTCCTGTCGTCGGCGCTCTCCCGTATCTTCCTGAACTCCGCGAGCTGCGCCTCTATCATATCCTTCCTGCGGGAGTATACGGCCCTTAATTCTTCGAGAGCGCTCTGTCTTCCCATCGGATTTATTCTATCATGTATTTGCCCGCGGCAGTGCGGACAGTCCGGAATAGATCAACTGAGCTTTAACGGAATGACCTGCGAAGTGACCCATACGGCGGCCAGGAGGAAGCAGACTGAGATCAGGAATACGCCCAGCTTTTTCATGAACGATACCCTGGACTCTTTATGTCCTTCCTCCATATTCATACTCGGCATTTCGGTCATGCCGGTCATTCCCTGTTTGCCCGATACGGCCGACATCATCCCGTGCTTGAGCCCGCTCCCGACGAGCCAGGAATTCACCGGATAAGCCGCTATCGCCCCCGCTATAGTCGCGAGCGACGAGATACCCCAGAACATGAGTCCCTTCGGGTCGTCCCCTCCGGGGATCTTCATCCGCAGTATCGCCATCACCGGAATCATGCCGACCATTACGAAGTTCATCGACACGGTTTCTGCGAAGAAGGTCTTTTTTACGGCTTCGATGTAGTTCCCCCCGGCCATCGATTTCATGAAAAGCGCCTGGAATATGAGTAACCCCATAATGAAAGCCGTAGCATATTCGATAATGAGGTCGATGCCGTTCGGAAGCGCGAGATGGAACGTGAGGACCGCGCCGAGGATAAGGCCGGTCGCATCCCCCGCGACACAGTGCATGAGTGAGCCTACCGACTGTTTCCAATGCGGGGCGATGAACCGGTCGTGCGTGCCGGGCAGGGGCTTCCGGCAGGAGAGCATGTACAGGAAAAGCCCGAGAGGCCCCGTGTAGAGGATTATCAGTATCCAGGCGAGCTTCATCACCCACTGGGCGGGCGTGTTCGTCTCGAGGTCGTATATGAGGAATATGAGTGACGCCCCGACGAGTATGTACCAGAGTACGAGCGCTCCGCCGACCATCGTATGAGGTATTATCATCTGATTTTCCGGTTAGCTTTAATGTCGGTCGATACAGACTTTATCGAAGCCATTATCACATCAATATCGATATATTGTCAACAGTTTGACACACTCCCGGCCCGCGTGTGATAATCTGAATCTGGCATGACGATCGGGGAGCCTGTCGAATCCTGCCGCGTGAGCCGCCCGCTAATGGTCTCACTCGCGCGGCCCCGCCGCATATAATCTATGGACCTCAAACGTTATCTCGTCAAATTCCGTGTCGAAATCGCCCTCAAGATCACTCTGGGCGGCGTAATCGCTGTCCTCATCTGTAATTATTTTCACCTCGCCTCCGGTTTCCTCGCTCCGGTGATCCTGTATATGATCATGACGGGATTCCACGGCAAGACATTCGAGGTCGGGGTCCAGTCCCTCATCGGCGGCGTGTTGACGGCGGTTTATTCACTCCTGATCGTCTACTATTTCCTCGACTCGAAACCCCTTTATTTGATACTCTCGGCGGTATGGATATTTTTTTGCGTAACGTTCATAGGGAGCTATTTAATCGCTTCCGTGCTGAGTGCCATACTCGCGGCGATGACCATGTTCGTCGCGATATTCGGCACGGTATCCGAAACCACGGCCTCGGTGCAAAACTACCTCGTGCAGCTTTTCGTCGCGGTAACTGTCGCCTGGCTCGTAGATGAGATCATATGGCCCCACAGGAGCAAAGGTGCGCTTTATCTAACGCTCTCTAGCGTATACAAAGATTATTCGAACCGCTTCAGGAGCTACGCGGGGGGTGAGGGGCGAGGGACGCAGGTCCAAAAGTTCGATTCCGCAACCGTGGACGTATTCAACAATCTAGTCAATCTCGTGAGGAGAACGGAGCGCGAAACGCGCGACGGCAGTTTCCACGCCGAGCCTTTCCTGATGCTCGTCGCATATGCAAAGAGCATGTATATCAAGCTCGACGTTCTCGGGGGTGTCATGAGCGAGGAGCACCGGTGCTTCGAGGACCGGGCTGTTTCCGGTGGATTGAACGATTTGTTTGCCGTTCTCTCGGACGGGTTCGGAGAGCTCGCAGGCGCCATAGGGGAGAGCCGCTCCTCTGCGCCTGATACGAGCGAGCTCGACGCGAAGATCACGAACTTGAAGACGATTTACGAGAGCATGCATTCCGCGGAGGGTAAAGACCGGGACTATTTCGAGGACCTCCTCGCTTTCGGGGCGATACTCCCGCTCCTAGAGGAAACGGCGGCTCTGCTCCGGAAAGCAGTCCGTGTATGGAATATCATTTACAACCGCGAATACGATAAGCTGGCCGGGGAGAGAGTCACAAGATCTCCCGGGGTCGAAAAGCTCAGGTCGGTCAAGAAACCTTATATCTCGAAGGAGACGGCGCAGCAATCCGTCAAATCGGTGCTGGTAATATTGCTCCTTCTTTTCGGCGAGCTTATTTTCAAGCTCCCCGGTGGGTACCAGGCCTCTTTCTACGGTGTGCTCTTCGGCTCCATACCGAATACGGGTCAGGCGCACCTGAGGGGGAGACTCGCGATAATAGGCGTTCTGGCGGGGCTTATTTACGGCATCGCGGGATTATACATAATCACGCTGATCCCTCATTTCCCGCTGCTTCTCCTCATCTTCTCGCTAGGCTCTTTCGTTTCCGCGTATGTCGCGACCGGGAGCCAGAAGATAGCTTTCTCGGGCCTCCAGGCCGGTCTCATGCTCCCCTATGTCTTTTTTTCGAGCCCGGGACCCCAGATCAGCCTCAGCCTGGCGATTATGAGACTGTGCGCCTTGCTCGCGGCCTCGGCGATAGGCCTCCTTGTCCTTCACAACGTCTGGCCCGTAAGCCCTTATCGCGAGCTAAAGAGGAAGATATCCTCCGCGCTCAGGATCAGCGGCGCGATATTAGGCAAGATTCTCATGCTCGACGAGAAAGTGAGGGGTGAGATCGAGTCACTCGTCGACCCCCTTGCCGCGTCCATGCCCACGAGCGCTTCTCTCCTCTTCGACGCCCAGTATATTATCAGCGACGAGAAGCTCCATGCAGAGGACTTCGTTGAGATAATCGAATCACTCGAAGTAATCTACGCGGAGCTCGAGACCCTGAAAAAAACTATATATTCGGATAAGGACAGCGAGCTCCTGATAAAGTACCTCTCGCAAATGTCCCCCGATTACAGGAGGCTTTGCGATCTTTTTGACGAGGCTTCAAGGCAGTTCTTTACGAGGGAGGACCCGACTCATTCCCTTGATATGCTATCGCAGCAGATACTTGAGCACAGGCAGGCGTTTCGCGATACGGGCTTCTGGAAACGTTTTCCTCTGGAGGAGGTGGAAAAGGACGTCCTCATTGCCGAGAGCGTCGACGCCGTTCTCGGCTCACTCCGCAGGATCACGGTCTGCATTAACAGGATAAACGGATCTGAAGAGCCTTCCGGAGCCGCGCTAAGGGCTTCGAAAGCTTAGGTTAGCGAGCCGCCGGGCGATTCTGGACAACGCCCGCCACGCTTTGTATAATGCCGGATTAGAATCGGGATTCGAACTCCGGTCATGCGTTCTGTCTCCGGAACAAAAGCCCTATGGACCTGTTCGCGGTATTCACAATACTCATAACGCTTACGGCGGTCTTCAGCTTCGTCAACGAGGCCTTCGTCAGGCTCCCCACGACGATCGGCGTAATGCTCGCATCCCTGTTATCTTCGGTCCTTATAATCACGTTCGGATACCTGGGGTTCGGCAGAATTGACTGGGCGGTAGAGCTCGTGCAGGCGGCCGATTTCGACCACCTCTTCATGAACGGCATGCTGAGCTTCCTTCTCTTCGCTGGAGCTTCGAGCGTTAATATAGACGAGCTTGGGGAGTACAAGTGGACGATTACATACCTAGCCACCCTGGGCATGGTCCTCGCCACTATACTGACCGGGGTTGTGGTTTGGTGGGTGTTCGGAGCTATAGGAGTGGACCTGCCTCTTATTTATGCGCTCATTTTCGGCGCGATTATCTCTCCGATAGACGCGGTAATCGTCTTGAAGCTCTTCAGGCGGATTCAGCCCGGGAAGACCCTCGAGTCGGTAATCTCCGGAGAGTCTCTCTTCAACGACGCCGTCGCCGTGGTGCTCTTCGTTCTGCTGATTGAGCTGACCACCGGGGAGACTCAGTTTTCTGCGCTCCGCATAGGTGAGTTCTTCCTCAAGGAAGCCCTGGGCGGCCTCTTTCTCGGTATCGCGCTCGGCTTTGTCAGCTACAGGATGATTTACGAGATAATAAGGAGGGGCGCTGACGGCAGGATAGTCGTCGCGCTGATAACGCTTTCACTCGTAGCCGGCGGATACATTCTGGCGGAGAGGCTGGACGTCTCGGCCCCGCTTACGTGCGTAGTGGCCGGCCTCTTTCTCGCGAGGAGACGGAGGTTCATACCCGGCTCCGCAGACCACATAAGGTCCTACGTGAACAGCCTCTGGGAGGTGATAGACGACGTCCTCAACGCTATCCTCTTCGTTCTGATCGGTCTCGAGGTGCTTGTGCTCGAAATAGAGAAGTCATATATAATCTGCGGACTGATATCCATACCCCTCATCACCGCCGCCCGTTTTATAAGCGTCGAAGTGCCGCTCGTATTCTTAAAACTGTTCAGGCACCTCCCCTCGCTCTCGGGTTTTATAATGACGTGGAGCGGGATAAGGGGAGGCGTGTCGATCGCG from the Thermodesulfobacteriota bacterium genome contains:
- a CDS encoding sodium:proton antiporter, which encodes MDLFAVFTILITLTAVFSFVNEAFVRLPTTIGVMLASLLSSVLIITFGYLGFGRIDWAVELVQAADFDHLFMNGMLSFLLFAGASSVNIDELGEYKWTITYLATLGMVLATILTGVVVWWVFGAIGVDLPLIYALIFGAIISPIDAVIVLKLFRRIQPGKTLESVISGESLFNDAVAVVLFVLLIELTTGETQFSALRIGEFFLKEALGGLFLGIALGFVSYRMIYEIIRRGADGRIVVALITLSLVAGGYILAERLDVSAPLTCVVAGLFLARRRRFIPGSADHIRSYVNSLWEVIDDVLNAILFVLIGLEVLVLEIEKSYIICGLISIPLITAARFISVEVPLVFLKLFRHLPSLSGFIMTWSGIRGGVSIALALALDDSPYRDLIVLMTYIVVVFSILVQGLTLENALKWNRDRLNSK
- a CDS encoding FUSC family protein: MDLKRYLVKFRVEIALKITLGGVIAVLICNYFHLASGFLAPVILYMIMTGFHGKTFEVGVQSLIGGVLTAVYSLLIVYYFLDSKPLYLILSAVWIFFCVTFIGSYLIASVLSAILAAMTMFVAIFGTVSETTASVQNYLVQLFVAVTVAWLVDEIIWPHRSKGALYLTLSSVYKDYSNRFRSYAGGEGRGTQVQKFDSATVDVFNNLVNLVRRTERETRDGSFHAEPFLMLVAYAKSMYIKLDVLGGVMSEEHRCFEDRAVSGGLNDLFAVLSDGFGELAGAIGESRSSAPDTSELDAKITNLKTIYESMHSAEGKDRDYFEDLLAFGAILPLLEETAALLRKAVRVWNIIYNREYDKLAGERVTRSPGVEKLRSVKKPYISKETAQQSVKSVLVILLLLFGELIFKLPGGYQASFYGVLFGSIPNTGQAHLRGRLAIIGVLAGLIYGIAGLYIITLIPHFPLLLLIFSLGSFVSAYVATGSQKIAFSGLQAGLMLPYVFFSSPGPQISLSLAIMRLCALLAASAIGLLVLHNVWPVSPYRELKRKISSALRISGAILGKILMLDEKVRGEIESLVDPLAASMPTSASLLFDAQYIISDEKLHAEDFVEIIESLEVIYAELETLKKTIYSDKDSELLIKYLSQMSPDYRRLCDLFDEASRQFFTREDPTHSLDMLSQQILEHRQAFRDTGFWKRFPLEEVEKDVLIAESVDAVLGSLRRITVCINRINGSEEPSGAALRASKA
- a CDS encoding DUF4396 domain-containing protein, with amino-acid sequence MIIPHTMVGGALVLWYILVGASLIFLIYDLETNTPAQWVMKLAWILIILYTGPLGLFLYMLSCRKPLPGTHDRFIAPHWKQSVGSLMHCVAGDATGLILGAVLTFHLALPNGIDLIIEYATAFIMGLLIFQALFMKSMAGGNYIEAVKKTFFAETVSMNFVMVGMIPVMAILRMKIPGGDDPKGLMFWGISSLATIAGAIAAYPVNSWLVGSGLKHGMMSAVSGKQGMTGMTEMPSMNMEEGHKESRVSFMKKLGVFLISVCFLLAAVWVTSQVIPLKLS
- the gatB gene encoding Asp-tRNA(Asn)/Glu-tRNA(Gln) amidotransferase subunit GatB, which produces MEFEPVIGLEVHAHLKTKSKIFSPAATEFGAPPNSQVNPICLGMPGVLPVLNGKALEYAVKAALALNCEIHGRSRFARKNYFYPDLPKGYQISQYEEPFSTNGWLEIGADGSSKKIRITRIHMEEDAGKLVHENAGGASYVDLNRAGVPLVEIVSEPDIASAEEAALYLKKLRTILMYIGVCDGNMEEGSLRCDANVSVRPRGSKTLGTKVEIKNVNSFKFIQKAIEYEIRRQVSVIEGGGNIVQETRLFDAERGVTFSMRTKEEAHDYRYFPDPDLLPVVIEKEKIEELKASLPELPDQRLRRFIDVYKLPEYDATVLTASKEIADYFEECLSHYNNPKAVSNWIMTEVMREMKEEEGAGEMPLSPKNLAELLKLIDDGTISGKIAKDVFQEMVSTGKTAKEIVEEKGIKQISDRGALEGIIADILKNHPGEISRYKAGDEKLIGFFVGKVMKATQGKANPKLVNEILMVELAK
- a CDS encoding PIG-L family deacetylase encodes the protein MPERNVLVISPHPDDLEIGMGGTAAKLIESGVKVVSLVVTDGRRSTTVYGLSEDEVAELRESEVREAVGILGVQYLILLRLRDLKSEENRKQYASELKGVLNRFRPEEIFMPHPEIDKHPTHVAVASIALDVIKGMPADEMPVRPRVWSYEVWTPFPSYDRIEDISLQMHVKTAAIDAHRSQIEYKDYTDGMRGLNRYRAVFNETSGITVMQYAEVFIELGKVRDGGD
- a CDS encoding calcium/sodium antiporter — protein: MTLVLFALGLIILVAGAEALVRGASRLASSIGISPLVVGLTVVAFGTSSPELAVSVIASVSGKTDISLGNVVGSNIFNVLFILGISAVIVPLAVSRQIIRLDVPIMILCSVLVLILGLDGSISRTDGVLFTAGIVAYTAFLIWQSRKENDKTSDEFTKEYAVRGKKTLIVDLALVAGGLGMLVLGSRWLVNGAVLIASHLGLSELIIGLTIIAAGTSLPEVATSIIASIRGERDIAVGNVVGSNIFNILAVLGISGIAAPDGIPVSESALRFDIPVMTAVAIACLPIFFTGNVIARWEGKLFLLYYAAYTAYIVLDSTDHHFERTFAYAMVWFVIPLTVITLAVLVVRSIRRNRKGYA